A stretch of Candidatus Vicinibacter affinis DNA encodes these proteins:
- a CDS encoding OmpA family protein, with the protein MKAYYYLLFISLLVSSCVSSKKYKNLQAEQEELKMALQKCKESVADCQSSKDDIVLEYKSRINEISNANSAKDGKIKGLEDQLEYLKKNNTNLLDRLSDLSVVSKAGAESIKKSLDAMNEKDKYIKDLTASMSKKDSTNLALVMNLKRSLSDVNSDDVNIEVKKGVVYISLSDKMLFRSGSAVINEQAGSVLEKIAKVVNDHKELDILVEGHTDDVPINTDCIADNWDLSAKRATSVVRLLQKKYNVDPSRMTAGGRSEYSPKSINASLEGKKANRRTEIIILPKLDQFFKLNEPIK; encoded by the coding sequence ATGAAAGCTTATTACTATTTGTTGTTTATATCTCTTTTGGTTAGTTCCTGTGTGAGTTCCAAGAAATATAAGAATCTTCAGGCAGAGCAGGAAGAGTTAAAAATGGCTTTACAAAAATGTAAGGAATCTGTTGCGGATTGTCAATCTTCCAAAGATGACATTGTACTTGAATACAAATCAAGGATTAATGAAATCAGCAATGCCAATTCTGCAAAAGATGGTAAAATCAAAGGACTTGAAGATCAATTGGAGTATTTGAAAAAAAACAATACCAACCTTTTGGACAGATTATCTGATTTGTCTGTGGTGAGTAAGGCTGGTGCAGAAAGCATCAAAAAATCACTGGATGCGATGAATGAAAAAGACAAATACATCAAAGACCTTACCGCATCCATGTCTAAAAAGGATTCAACGAATTTGGCTTTGGTCATGAATTTGAAAAGGTCACTCAGTGATGTAAATTCCGATGATGTAAATATTGAAGTAAAGAAGGGAGTTGTATATATTTCTTTATCGGATAAAATGCTGTTCAGAAGTGGAAGTGCGGTAATCAATGAACAGGCAGGAAGCGTATTAGAGAAAATAGCAAAAGTGGTGAATGACCATAAGGAGCTCGACATTCTCGTAGAGGGGCATACAGATGATGTTCCTATTAATACGGATTGCATTGCAGACAATTGGGACTTGAGTGCTAAGAGGGCTACTTCTGTGGTTCGTCTTTTACAAAAGAAATATAATGTAGATCCTTCCAGGATGACGGCAGGTGGTAGATCTGAGTATAGCCCTAAGTCAATTAATGCATCTTTAGAGGGAAAGAAAGCTAACAGGAGAACAGAGATAATTATACTCCCTAAATTGGATCAGTTTTTTAAATTGAATGAGCCAATAAAGTAA
- a CDS encoding c-type cytochrome — protein sequence MRLIICCLLFISFLFSCQKNNEPEWAGLKIPTNFPAPVQKIEDLNITKAGFELGRKLFYDPLLSKDNTISCGSCHNQGSGFTHHGHDVSHGINDLLGRRNALPVQNLLWQNSFFWDGGVAHIDLISINPIQNPVEMDETLPNVLNKLRLHKEYPLMFENAFGDTTINSTRFLQAMTQFMALLVSADSKYDLAIRGEGPSLSPEEKEGKALFDKHCASCHSGELFSDFSFRNNGMFPNQQMDRGRYEISLLPNDIGKFKVPSLRNIAKTAPYMHNGSLNSLEDVLNHYTTGISASPTLDSNLMVHNKPGLQINLEQQKKIILFLHTLTDEKFLRKQEFSEQ from the coding sequence ATGAGACTTATAATTTGCTGCCTTCTTTTTATTTCATTCCTATTCTCTTGCCAAAAAAATAATGAACCTGAATGGGCAGGATTAAAGATTCCAACCAATTTTCCAGCTCCTGTTCAAAAAATTGAAGACTTAAATATCACCAAAGCTGGTTTTGAACTTGGCAGAAAATTATTTTATGACCCTTTACTATCAAAAGACAATACAATTTCTTGCGGAAGTTGTCATAATCAAGGCTCTGGATTTACACATCACGGACATGATGTTAGCCACGGAATAAATGATTTGCTTGGCAGAAGGAATGCGCTTCCGGTTCAAAATTTACTTTGGCAGAATAGTTTTTTTTGGGATGGCGGAGTAGCTCACATTGACCTGATTTCAATAAATCCAATTCAAAATCCTGTTGAAATGGATGAAACTTTACCTAATGTTTTGAATAAATTGAGATTACACAAAGAATATCCACTTATGTTTGAAAATGCTTTTGGGGACACCACAATAAACTCAACTAGATTTCTTCAGGCAATGACTCAATTTATGGCATTGCTCGTTTCAGCAGACAGCAAATATGATCTAGCCATTAGAGGTGAAGGTCCTTCTTTGAGTCCGGAAGAAAAGGAAGGAAAGGCATTGTTTGATAAACATTGCGCAAGCTGCCATAGCGGAGAGCTATTTAGTGATTTTAGTTTTAGAAATAATGGAATGTTTCCTAATCAACAAATGGATAGAGGTCGATATGAAATCTCTCTTTTGCCAAATGATATTGGAAAATTCAAAGTTCCAAGTTTAAGAAATATTGCAAAAACAGCACCTTACATGCACAATGGCTCCCTAAATTCCTTGGAAGATGTACTCAATCATTACACCACTGGAATAAGTGCATCTCCTACTCTGGATTCAAATTTAATGGTACATAATAAACCGGGACTCCAAATAAATTTAGAGCAGCAAAAAAAAATCATCCTGTTCCTCCATACTTTAACCGATGAAAAATTCTTGAGAAAACAGGAATTTTCTGAGCAATAA
- a CDS encoding GNAT family N-acetyltransferase, with translation MYKITKAELTDLNQLVPLFDAYRVFYKYPSNVYDAEVFLKERITHAESVIYLALSKSGIAVGFAQLYPLFSSTRMKRLWLLNDLYVDEIHRGKGVSVMLIDAAKKLCMDTGACALTLETAKTNFTGNNLYIKTGFNLDQDHNYYEWTNK, from the coding sequence ATGTACAAAATAACAAAAGCTGAATTAACAGATTTAAATCAATTAGTTCCTCTTTTTGATGCTTACAGAGTTTTTTATAAGTACCCATCCAATGTTTATGATGCGGAAGTTTTCTTAAAGGAAAGGATTACTCATGCTGAGTCAGTAATTTATTTAGCACTTTCAAAATCTGGAATCGCTGTTGGATTCGCCCAATTATACCCTCTTTTTTCTTCTACCAGAATGAAAAGACTATGGTTGTTAAATGACCTGTATGTCGACGAGATTCATCGTGGCAAAGGAGTATCGGTAATGCTAATTGATGCAGCAAAGAAACTATGTATGGACACTGGGGCATGCGCCTTAACATTGGAAACTGCGAAAACAAATTTTACAGGAAATAATCTATACATTAAGACGGGATTTAATTTGGATCAGGACCATAATTATTATGAATGGACAAATAAATAA
- a CDS encoding PD40 domain-containing protein — MWSTFVKKCIWLLIIAGSPAIYAQIDAGLFRFPDVSSDQIVFTYANDLWLMPKEGGTAQKLSSPKGIESFPKFSPDGKMIAFSGNYDGNNEVYVIPSQGGAPVRLTYHSYFDRVVDWHPDGKNILFASGRESEKERFNQFYTIHHTGGSASKLPLAYAEFGSYSPNGDKMALVFRSEIFRTWKRYRGGDVADIYIYDFKEKKSQNISSKINAGEELPMWHNESIYFLSDNGPEKRMNLWKYDLKTQSRMQLSFYKSYDVHHPSIGPSDIVFEAEGKLHLLNLKDHKIREIKVNLINDQNLVRPSYESAEKFIAHTTISPDGNRVLMEARGEIFTLPAENGYVKNLTRTSSSAERYPAWSPDGKSMAYWSDATGEYELYLKNLDEFVEPIKLTNLGKGFRYQIFWSPDSKKLAFIDKAMQIIIFDKEKKSIHIVDKALSWAHWPLESFIPSWSSDSKYLAYYRDLENSHNAIFIYDLVNHKTNQVTSGYYDCSYPSFDPDGKYLYMLTNQSFEPIYSDHDNTFVYPNSTQIAAISLAKNTPSLLFPKNDTVLIKVDEPKSEAIDSTAKSTKEKKKKKIKPEETAVMQIDFEEIERRLFLLPLPAGNYSNPSAASGKLVYIKSPNAGSAKTEKSALKYFDVESREEKTILEGINSYKLSFDGKKVLVSQQGSWAVLKVEEGQKTDKKLRVNEMETYINPKEEWRQLFMDAWRFERDYFYDENLHGVDWDKVKDQYLKLLESAMSREEVNYILGEMIGELNASHTYRGGGIEEPTKRKDVGYLGINWTQDKGYYKIAKIIKAGAQDAEVRSSLDAPGLSIKEGDYILAVNGNPLNTASEPYAYFQGLAGKSIELTYNSKPDWSGAHTTLVDALADESRLRHLAWIENNRKRVDEATNGEVGYIYVRSTGTDGQSELIRQFVAQWNKKALIIDERFNNGGQIPDRFIEVLNREPLAFWAIRDGNTWPWPPYANFGPKVMLINGWSGSGGDAFPDYFRKKKLGPIIGARTWGGLIGISGVPSLIDGGSITVPTFRMYNPDGTWFKEGHGVEPDILVEEDLGAMAKGIDPQLEKGIEEIKLLLKSKAFKQPDRPAKEIR; from the coding sequence ATGTGGTCAACTTTTGTAAAAAAATGCATTTGGCTTTTAATAATTGCTGGATCTCCAGCCATTTATGCTCAAATAGATGCTGGATTATTCAGATTTCCGGATGTCTCTTCAGATCAAATTGTATTTACTTATGCCAATGATCTTTGGTTGATGCCAAAAGAAGGTGGGACAGCTCAAAAACTGAGTTCGCCTAAAGGAATTGAATCATTCCCAAAATTTTCACCGGATGGAAAGATGATTGCCTTTTCAGGTAATTATGATGGCAATAATGAGGTCTACGTTATACCTTCACAAGGAGGTGCTCCAGTAAGGCTAACCTATCACAGTTATTTTGACCGGGTGGTCGATTGGCATCCGGATGGAAAGAATATATTATTTGCTTCTGGTAGAGAAAGTGAAAAAGAAAGATTTAATCAATTTTATACCATTCATCATACTGGGGGATCAGCCTCCAAACTGCCCTTAGCCTATGCTGAATTTGGATCTTATTCCCCGAACGGTGACAAAATGGCTTTGGTATTCCGATCAGAAATTTTTAGGACCTGGAAACGCTACCGTGGAGGTGACGTCGCCGATATCTACATCTATGATTTTAAAGAGAAAAAATCTCAAAACATTTCTTCTAAGATCAATGCAGGTGAAGAATTACCAATGTGGCACAACGAATCAATTTATTTTCTGTCTGACAATGGGCCAGAAAAAAGAATGAACTTATGGAAGTATGATCTAAAAACCCAATCAAGAATGCAATTGAGTTTTTATAAATCGTATGACGTGCACCACCCATCCATTGGTCCATCAGACATTGTTTTTGAAGCAGAAGGTAAATTACATTTATTGAATTTAAAAGATCATAAGATTAGAGAAATTAAAGTAAATCTGATTAATGACCAAAATTTAGTTAGACCCTCTTATGAGTCTGCAGAAAAATTTATTGCACATACTACCATCTCTCCTGACGGTAACAGGGTGCTTATGGAAGCCAGAGGTGAAATTTTTACCTTGCCTGCTGAAAATGGTTATGTCAAAAATTTGACAAGAACATCATCTTCAGCAGAAAGATATCCTGCTTGGTCTCCTGATGGCAAATCAATGGCCTATTGGTCAGACGCAACCGGAGAATATGAATTGTATCTGAAAAATTTAGATGAATTTGTTGAACCCATAAAATTGACCAACCTTGGCAAGGGTTTTAGGTATCAAATTTTTTGGTCACCCGATAGTAAAAAATTGGCCTTTATTGATAAAGCAATGCAAATAATCATCTTTGACAAAGAAAAAAAATCAATTCATATCGTTGACAAAGCACTTAGCTGGGCACACTGGCCATTGGAATCTTTTATTCCTTCATGGTCATCAGACAGCAAGTATCTTGCATACTACAGAGACCTTGAAAATTCTCATAATGCCATTTTTATATATGACTTAGTAAATCATAAAACCAATCAAGTTACAAGTGGATATTATGATTGTTCTTATCCTAGTTTTGATCCTGATGGTAAATATCTTTACATGCTTACGAATCAATCCTTCGAACCCATTTACAGCGATCATGACAATACATTCGTATATCCCAATTCCACCCAAATAGCTGCAATTTCTTTGGCTAAGAATACTCCTTCGCTTTTGTTTCCAAAAAATGATACAGTCCTGATTAAAGTCGATGAACCCAAAAGCGAAGCAATTGATTCAACTGCGAAATCAACTAAAGAAAAAAAGAAAAAGAAGATTAAACCAGAGGAAACTGCAGTAATGCAAATTGATTTTGAAGAAATAGAAAGAAGATTATTCCTATTGCCACTTCCGGCAGGTAATTACTCAAACCCAAGTGCCGCAAGTGGTAAATTAGTTTACATCAAATCTCCAAATGCAGGATCCGCAAAAACTGAAAAATCTGCACTTAAATATTTTGATGTTGAATCCAGAGAAGAGAAGACCATCCTGGAAGGAATAAATTCTTATAAACTTTCTTTTGATGGTAAAAAAGTGCTTGTTTCCCAACAAGGGAGTTGGGCCGTACTCAAAGTAGAAGAAGGCCAAAAAACAGACAAAAAACTCCGTGTAAACGAAATGGAAACCTACATCAATCCAAAAGAAGAATGGAGGCAATTATTCATGGATGCCTGGAGATTTGAAAGAGACTATTTCTATGATGAAAATTTGCATGGTGTAGATTGGGATAAAGTTAAAGACCAATATCTTAAACTTTTAGAAAGTGCAATGTCGCGTGAAGAAGTGAACTACATTCTTGGTGAAATGATTGGAGAGTTAAATGCCTCGCACACTTATAGGGGAGGAGGCATAGAAGAACCAACCAAAAGAAAAGATGTGGGCTATTTGGGTATTAATTGGACTCAAGATAAAGGCTATTATAAAATTGCTAAAATCATAAAAGCGGGGGCTCAGGATGCCGAAGTTAGATCGTCTCTCGATGCTCCGGGCTTGAGTATAAAAGAAGGTGATTACATCCTGGCCGTAAATGGTAATCCATTAAACACAGCTTCTGAACCCTATGCATATTTTCAAGGGTTGGCAGGTAAATCCATCGAGTTAACTTATAATTCTAAGCCTGATTGGAGTGGAGCACATACCACCCTTGTGGATGCATTGGCAGATGAATCCAGATTAAGACATTTGGCCTGGATTGAAAACAATAGAAAAAGAGTAGATGAAGCAACTAATGGAGAAGTAGGATATATTTATGTCAGAAGCACAGGTACAGATGGACAAAGCGAATTGATCAGACAGTTTGTTGCCCAATGGAACAAAAAAGCCTTAATCATCGATGAACGTTTTAACAATGGTGGTCAAATTCCTGACCGGTTTATTGAAGTACTGAATCGGGAACCCCTTGCGTTTTGGGCCATCAGAGATGGTAATACCTGGCCATGGCCACCCTATGCAAATTTTGGTCCTAAAGTTATGTTGATCAATGGATGGAGTGGATCTGGTGGAGATGCTTTTCCAGATTACTTTAGAAAGAAAAAACTAGGACCAATAATAGGTGCCAGAACTTGGGGTGGGCTGATTGGGATTAGCGGTGTCCCTTCCTTGATCGATGGCGGAAGCATCACTGTACCTACTTTCAGAATGTACAATCCCGATGGCACTTGGTTTAAGGAAGGACACGGCGTCGAACCAGATATTCTTGTGGAAGAAGATCTGGGTGCCATGGCAAAAGGTATTGATCCCCAATTGGAAAAAGGCATCGAGGAAATTAAATTATTACTTAAATCAAAGGCATTTAAACAACCGGACAGACCAGCCAAAGAGATCAGGTAA